The following proteins are co-located in the Festucalex cinctus isolate MCC-2025b chromosome 15, RoL_Fcin_1.0, whole genome shotgun sequence genome:
- the LOC144001914 gene encoding guanine nucleotide-binding protein subunit alpha-14-like: protein MDCCPALCVGPEEAERRRINRAIERQLEHDKKQYAKAIKLLFLGTAESGKSTFIKQIRILHGNSYSDAQRMPFVRLVCQNVIASIRALIQAMRVLDVDFEDNSNLELAERLSDVEAEKVDRLEGWQVKAVKLLWNDRGLQRCYERRREFELSDSASYYFNDIDRITAPGYIPNLQDILRVRVPTTGIIEYHFKMKDVVFRMVDVGGQRAERRKWIHCMDNVVSIIFLAALNEYDSVMLENPTHNRLEESLALFETIVKYPWFSETSFILFLNKKDLLEEKIQHSDVVTYFPQYRGPPRDAKRAREFFLELYKIPHKGHRKPLFKHYTCATDTSNAKVVFNSVKDTIFRELLEFTTL from the exons ATGGACTGCTGCCCGGCCTTGTGCGTTGGCCCTGAAGAGGCCGAGAGGCGCAGGATCAACAGGGCCATCGAAAGGCAACTGGAGCATGATAAGAAACAGTATGCAAAGGCCATCAAGCTTCTCTTTTTAG GGACGGCGGAGAGCGGCAAGAGCACTTTTATCAAGCAGATCCGTATCCTCCATGGCAACAGCTACAGCGACGCCCAGCGGATGCCCTTCGTTCGCTTGGTGTGCCAGAACGTGATCGCGTCCATACGGGCGCTCATCCAGGCCATGAGAGTCCTCGACGTGGACTTCGAAGATAACAGCAATCTT GAGCTGGCGGAACGCCTGAGCGATGTGGAGGCCGAGAAGGTGGACAGGTTGGAAGGGTGGCAGGTGAAAGCTGTCAAGTTATTGTGGAATGATCGCGGCCTTCAGCGCTGCTACGAGCGAAGACGCGAATTCGAACTGTCCGATTCGGCCAgcta TTACTTCAACGACATAGACCGAATCACCGCCCCAGGTTACATCCCAAATTTGCAGGACATCTTGAGGGTCCGCGTCCCCACCACGGGCATCATTGAGTACCATTTTAAGATGAAGGACGTTGTCTTCAG GATGGTGGACGTGGGCGGTCAGCGTGCTGAAAGGAGGAAGTGGATCCACTGCATGGACAACGTCGTGTCCATCATCTTCCTGGCCGCCCTCAATGAGTACGACAGCGTCATGCTTGAAAACCCCACGCAT AATCGTTTGGAAGAGAGCCTGGCTTTGTTCGAGACCATCGTCAAGTACCCGTGGTTCAGCGAGACCTCCTTCATCCTCTTCCTGAACAAGAAAGACCTTCTGGAGGAGAAAATCCAGCATTCGGACGTGGTCACCTACTTCCCTCAGTACAGGG GGCCTCCGCGTGACGCCAAACGGGCCCGAGAATTCTTCCTGGAGCTCTACAAGATTCCGCACAAGGGCCACCGGAAGCCTCTGTTCAAGCACTACACCTGCGCCACCGACACCTCAAACGCTAAAGTGGTATTCAACAGCGTCAAGGACACCATCTTCAGAGAGCTCTTGGAGTTTACTACTCTTTAG